The Staphylococcus carnosus genome has a segment encoding these proteins:
- a CDS encoding YfiT family bacillithiol transferase: MLKNQFPIGKYVQPETFNRADIEGWIHAIEKLPEELTTLTSNLSQTARHATYREGSWDVQTLVHHIADAHMHGFIRTKLILTENQPNVCSFEENEWVKLPDNEVPLEYSLDLINGIHKRWATLLSSLPVEAYNRTMYHADGGVQKLADLISKMAWHGDHHLEHIRIALNEVEA; the protein is encoded by the coding sequence ATGTTGAAGAATCAGTTTCCAATAGGAAAATATGTACAGCCAGAAACTTTCAATCGTGCTGATATTGAGGGGTGGATTCATGCGATCGAAAAATTACCTGAAGAATTAACTACATTAACGAGCAATCTTTCACAGACTGCACGTCATGCAACATACAGAGAAGGAAGTTGGGATGTTCAAACCTTAGTACATCATATTGCTGATGCACATATGCATGGATTTATTCGTACAAAATTAATTTTGACTGAGAATCAGCCCAATGTATGTTCATTCGAAGAAAACGAATGGGTTAAATTGCCTGATAACGAAGTTCCTTTAGAATATTCTTTGGATCTTATCAATGGCATTCATAAACGCTGGGCCACTTTATTGTCTTCATTACCGGTAGAAGCATATAATCGGACAATGTACCATGCTGACGGGGGCGTTCAAAAGTTAGCTGATCTTATTTCTAAAATGGCTTGGCATGGAGATCATCATTTAGAACATATCCGTATTGCCTTGAACGAAGTTGAAGCATAA
- the ppdK gene encoding pyruvate, phosphate dikinase: MTKYIYAFSEGSQAMKDLLGGKGANLAEMKRLGLPVPDGFTITTEACIEYLKHGSTLSNELKEELHNQLAAFSERTGKAFSSNENLLLVSVRSGAKISMPGMMDTILNLGLNDENVEKLADKTGDARFAYDCYRRLLQMFGQVVYGIPMNAFDQYFDKYKEEHGYEVDADIPAEVLKEISDRFKEIYVEEVYKPFPQEPLKQLTEAVEAVFKSWDNDRARVYRDLNDIPHDIGTAVNVQEMVFGNSGDRSGTGVAFTRNPVTGENKLFGEYLLNAQGEDVVAGIRTPKEIATLDSQMPDVYQEFVDVTEKLETHYKDMQDIEFTIENANLYILQTRNGKRTAKAAMKIAVDLVDEGVITKDEALTKVDVKSIDTLLHPAFEEKALEAAEAISEAGLPASPGASTGKVVFSAEDAKTQAEQGEKVILMRPETSPEDIEGMVASEAIVTTHGGMTSHAAVVARGMGKCCVTGCSNLNIDTENKVVNYHGKEIHEGDVISVDGSTGNIYLGEIETTSAEHSEEFDRFMQWAEEAARLGVRMNAETPADIQAGYQFDASGIGLVRTEHMFFGAERLVQMRRFILASSKEERVDALNEIRKYQTEDFEEIFRLSNGRPTIVRLLDPPLHEFLPKSEEEIQIVSNQLDVQPDVLKKRLNDLHEVNPMLGHRGCRLAVTYPELAEMQAEAIIGSVMRLQAEGIESKPEIMIPLVSTVEEFKTLKDTIQTTISELEERENKTVNYLIGTMIETPRACLIAGQLAQESEFFSFGTNDLTQLTYGFSRDDAGKFISEYINRDLLTIDPFQTLDVDGVGQLIKTAVEQAKASNPQIKIGVCGELGGDPKSIHFFNDLAIDYVSCSPFRVPGAILAAAQSQVESERLVGANK, translated from the coding sequence ATGACAAAATACATTTATGCATTTTCAGAAGGTAGTCAAGCTATGAAAGATCTTCTAGGAGGAAAGGGAGCCAACCTTGCAGAAATGAAACGACTTGGTTTACCTGTTCCAGATGGTTTTACAATTACAACAGAAGCTTGTATTGAATACCTGAAACATGGTTCAACACTGTCAAATGAATTAAAAGAAGAATTACATAATCAATTGGCAGCATTCTCAGAACGAACTGGCAAAGCATTTTCATCAAATGAAAATTTATTACTCGTATCTGTCCGCAGTGGAGCAAAAATTTCTATGCCTGGTATGATGGATACAATTTTAAACTTAGGTTTAAATGATGAAAACGTTGAAAAGCTAGCAGATAAAACAGGAGATGCACGTTTTGCTTATGATTGTTATAGACGTTTGCTGCAAATGTTCGGACAAGTTGTATATGGTATTCCGATGAATGCGTTTGATCAATATTTTGATAAATATAAAGAAGAACATGGATACGAAGTAGATGCAGATATTCCAGCCGAAGTTTTAAAAGAAATCAGCGACCGCTTCAAAGAAATCTATGTTGAAGAAGTCTACAAACCTTTCCCGCAAGAACCTTTAAAACAGTTAACAGAAGCAGTTGAAGCGGTATTCAAATCATGGGACAACGACCGCGCACGTGTATATCGTGACTTAAACGACATACCGCACGACATTGGTACTGCAGTCAATGTTCAAGAAATGGTCTTCGGCAACAGCGGTGACCGAAGCGGCACAGGCGTAGCATTCACACGTAATCCGGTTACAGGAGAAAACAAATTATTTGGTGAATATCTATTGAACGCACAAGGAGAAGACGTCGTAGCAGGTATTCGTACGCCAAAAGAAATCGCAACATTAGATTCACAAATGCCAGATGTCTACCAAGAATTTGTCGATGTGACTGAAAAATTAGAAACACACTATAAAGACATGCAAGACATCGAATTTACAATTGAAAATGCGAATCTTTACATCTTACAAACACGTAACGGTAAACGTACAGCAAAAGCTGCCATGAAAATTGCAGTGGATCTCGTAGATGAAGGTGTCATTACAAAAGACGAAGCGCTGACAAAGGTTGATGTGAAATCTATCGATACATTATTGCACCCGGCATTTGAAGAAAAAGCATTAGAAGCCGCAGAAGCAATTTCTGAAGCAGGCTTGCCAGCAAGTCCAGGTGCATCAACAGGAAAAGTTGTCTTTTCAGCTGAAGACGCTAAAACACAAGCTGAACAAGGGGAAAAAGTCATCTTAATGCGACCAGAAACATCACCAGAAGACATTGAAGGTATGGTAGCAAGTGAAGCGATTGTAACAACACATGGCGGTATGACATCACATGCAGCAGTTGTAGCACGCGGAATGGGCAAATGCTGTGTGACAGGGTGCTCAAATTTAAATATTGATACAGAAAACAAAGTTGTAAACTATCACGGTAAAGAAATTCATGAAGGCGATGTGATTTCAGTAGATGGTTCGACTGGAAATATCTACCTTGGTGAAATTGAAACGACAAGCGCTGAACATAGTGAAGAATTCGACCGCTTCATGCAATGGGCAGAAGAAGCTGCACGATTAGGTGTACGTATGAATGCTGAAACGCCAGCCGACATTCAAGCAGGCTATCAATTCGATGCATCAGGCATCGGCCTTGTTCGTACAGAGCACATGTTCTTCGGTGCTGAACGTTTGGTACAAATGCGTCGTTTCATCTTAGCATCTTCAAAAGAAGAACGTGTGGATGCATTAAATGAAATCCGCAAATACCAAACAGAAGACTTTGAAGAAATCTTCAGATTATCAAATGGCCGTCCAACAATTGTGCGTTTGCTTGATCCGCCATTGCATGAATTCCTTCCGAAATCAGAAGAAGAAATTCAAATCGTATCTAATCAATTAGATGTGCAGCCGGATGTATTGAAAAAACGCTTAAATGACTTGCATGAAGTAAACCCAATGCTTGGACACCGCGGTTGCCGTTTAGCAGTCACATATCCTGAACTTGCTGAAATGCAAGCTGAAGCGATTATCGGCAGTGTTATGCGTTTGCAAGCAGAAGGTATTGAAAGTAAACCGGAAATCATGATACCGCTCGTTTCAACTGTAGAAGAATTTAAAACATTAAAAGACACAATTCAGACAACAATTTCTGAATTAGAAGAAAGAGAAAACAAGACAGTCAACTATCTTATTGGTACAATGATAGAAACACCAAGAGCGTGCTTAATCGCAGGTCAATTAGCACAAGAATCTGAGTTCTTCAGCTTCGGTACAAACGATTTAACGCAATTGACTTATGGTTTCTCACGTGATGATGCGGGTAAATTCATTAGTGAATATATTAATAGAGACTTGTTAACAATTGATCCATTCCAAACATTGGATGTTGATGGCGTAGGACAATTGATTAAGACAGCAGTTGAACAAGCAAAAGCCAGCAACCCTCAAATTAAAATTGGAGTTTGCGGTGAACTTGGCGGCGATCCAAAATCAATTCACTTCTTTAATGATTTAGCAATTGATTATGTATCTTGCTCACCTTTCCGAGTGCCAGGCGCGATTTTAGCTGCTGCACAAAGTCAGGTAGAAAGCGAGAGATTGGTCGGTGCAAACAAATAA
- a CDS encoding pyruvate, water dikinase regulatory protein, with amino-acid sequence MQTNNENLTLYIVSDSIGETAMRMAHATLTQFPDLEEQAEIKKFPFIKSEEEFLTILNLAKQRNAVVVTTLVSPKFNQIGQTFAQEENIPYVDYMSGLLSIIEERTHQSPLRESGALRKLDQHYFQRIEAMEFSVKYDDGKVYDGMEDADAVIVGVSRTSKTPLSMYLANKGYKIANIPLVPEAPIPEDVFNKKMLVFGLTASPNYIMNIRTERIRVLGMKGSANYNSLQRIKEELSYAEEVFSKFNATVINTEYKSIEESAFYIEKYLNKK; translated from the coding sequence GTGCAAACAAATAACGAAAATTTAACTCTGTATATCGTATCAGATTCTATCGGAGAAACTGCAATGCGGATGGCACATGCTACGTTGACGCAGTTTCCTGATTTAGAAGAACAAGCAGAAATTAAAAAATTTCCATTTATTAAAAGCGAAGAAGAATTTTTAACAATTCTTAATTTAGCAAAACAACGTAATGCGGTCGTCGTAACGACATTAGTCAGTCCGAAATTCAACCAAATTGGACAAACTTTTGCGCAAGAAGAAAACATACCTTATGTGGATTATATGTCTGGTTTATTGAGTATTATCGAAGAACGTACACATCAATCACCATTACGTGAAAGTGGTGCGCTCAGAAAATTAGATCAGCATTATTTCCAACGCATTGAAGCCATGGAGTTTTCAGTGAAATATGATGACGGTAAAGTATATGATGGTATGGAAGATGCTGATGCAGTGATTGTAGGGGTATCACGTACTTCTAAAACACCACTCAGCATGTATCTTGCCAATAAAGGATATAAAATAGCGAACATCCCATTAGTACCTGAAGCACCTATTCCTGAGGATGTATTCAATAAAAAGATGCTGGTATTCGGGTTAACTGCAAGTCCGAACTACATTATGAATATTCGTACAGAACGTATTCGTGTATTAGGCATGAAAGGTTCAGCAAACTATAACAGCTTGCAGCGTATTAAAGAAGAACTCAGCTATGCTGAAGAAGTCTTTTCGAAATTTAATGCGACGGTTATCAATACAGAATATAAATCCATCGAAGAATCTGCATTCTATATTGAAAAATATTTAAATAAAAAATAA
- a CDS encoding NADP-dependent oxidoreductase, with the protein MVENQQIVLAQFPEGMPTKDDFRYEDIKIQQPADDEVVVRTIYISMDPYLRNGMRKNDPYITSFKLDEPIVGRMISKVTESRHPDFKKGDFVLGAMPWCLYNTVDGEELQKIEDPAGPLYLYLSTLGSPGQTAYHGLLCIGKPKEGETVVISAASGAVGSIAGQIAKIKGAKVVGIVGGEEKNRYLIDELGFDEAVDYKREDYAEKLAEAVPDGVDVYYENVGGTVANEVFKHLNTFARIPVCGAISTYNADEPEYEPAIQPILIKHQALMQGFIVRQFKDDFLRAAKVLAQWVKEGKIKSKTSIAEGFDQVPEAFENLFTGQNFGKQVVKVADE; encoded by the coding sequence ATGGTTGAAAATCAACAAATTGTTTTAGCGCAATTTCCAGAAGGAATGCCGACTAAAGATGATTTTCGATATGAAGATATTAAAATACAACAACCTGCAGATGATGAAGTTGTGGTCCGAACGATTTATATCTCTATGGATCCTTATTTAAGAAATGGTATGCGCAAAAATGATCCGTATATTACTTCTTTTAAATTAGATGAACCTATTGTAGGACGAATGATCAGTAAAGTGACAGAATCCAGACATCCTGATTTTAAAAAGGGCGACTTTGTATTAGGTGCGATGCCATGGTGTTTATATAATACAGTTGATGGTGAAGAATTACAGAAAATAGAAGACCCCGCGGGACCTTTATATCTTTATTTGAGTACATTAGGGTCACCAGGCCAAACAGCTTATCATGGTTTGTTATGTATTGGTAAGCCGAAAGAAGGGGAAACAGTAGTGATTTCTGCAGCTTCAGGAGCTGTAGGTTCTATTGCTGGACAAATTGCGAAGATTAAAGGTGCCAAAGTAGTTGGTATTGTAGGCGGAGAAGAAAAGAACCGTTATTTAATCGATGAACTAGGATTTGATGAAGCTGTGGATTATAAGCGTGAGGATTATGCAGAAAAATTAGCTGAAGCAGTACCCGACGGAGTAGATGTCTATTATGAAAATGTCGGAGGAACTGTAGCAAATGAGGTATTTAAACACTTAAATACATTTGCGCGAATTCCAGTATGCGGTGCGATTTCGACGTATAATGCTGACGAACCTGAATATGAACCAGCGATTCAACCTATCTTGATTAAACATCAAGCCTTGATGCAAGGATTCATTGTGCGACAGTTTAAAGATGATTTCCTACGTGCAGCTAAAGTGTTGGCACAATGGGTTAAAGAAGGGAAAATTAAATCCAAGACATCTATTGCTGAAGGTTTTGATCAAGTTCCAGAAGCATTTGAAAACTTATTTACAGGCCAAAACTTCGGCAAACAGGTTGTAAAAGTTGCTGATGAATAA
- a CDS encoding alpha/beta hydrolase, whose translation MDKQDQPSKKTTLILMIAAIVLGVLGIAKYMIDANHQSNHDTTNQSIGTPTLLMHGYGGSVKSEQYFAHRFEKEGITKKPIIADVTSNGHVTLKGKIPKNEKHPVVLINLRDNENGDYKQNALWIKNVLNALQQKYQFDQFNMVTHSMSNLSFSYYMLQYSNNPDLPTLHKEVNIAGTFNGIIGINDEPGKVELNEDGKPNRMTDEYVDLLNLRKNKTYPKVEVLNIYGNVEDGTNSDERVTNASSKSLRYLLEGNTKSYKEVMIKGKGGQHSQLHENPKVAQQLIDFLWK comes from the coding sequence ATGGATAAACAAGATCAACCCAGTAAAAAAACGACACTTATCCTGATGATTGCAGCAATTGTTCTCGGGGTTTTAGGTATTGCTAAATATATGATAGATGCGAATCACCAAAGTAATCATGACACGACTAATCAATCTATTGGGACACCGACTTTACTTATGCATGGTTATGGAGGAAGTGTAAAGTCAGAACAGTACTTTGCGCACCGATTTGAAAAAGAAGGTATAACAAAAAAGCCGATTATTGCTGATGTTACATCGAATGGTCATGTCACTTTAAAAGGAAAGATACCTAAAAACGAAAAGCATCCTGTGGTGTTAATTAATTTAAGAGACAATGAAAATGGAGATTATAAGCAAAATGCATTATGGATTAAGAATGTTTTAAATGCATTGCAGCAGAAGTATCAATTTGATCAATTCAATATGGTGACACATTCTATGAGCAATTTGTCGTTTTCATATTATATGCTGCAATACAGCAACAATCCGGACTTGCCGACACTGCATAAAGAAGTGAATATTGCAGGTACTTTCAATGGTATTATCGGAATTAACGATGAACCAGGGAAAGTTGAGTTGAATGAAGATGGCAAACCGAACAGAATGACTGATGAGTATGTTGATTTGTTAAATCTGAGAAAAAATAAAACATATCCTAAAGTAGAAGTATTAAATATCTATGGCAATGTGGAAGATGGTACGAATAGTGATGAGCGCGTAACGAATGCATCTTCAAAATCGTTAAGATATCTGTTAGAAGGCAATACTAAGAGTTATAAAGAAGTGATGATTAAAGGAAAAGGTGGTCAACATAGCCAATTGCATGAAAATCCTAAAGTTGCGCAACAATTGATTGATTTCTTGTGGAAGTAA
- a CDS encoding NADP-dependent oxidoreductase encodes MVQNQQIVLAKYPDGMPKDDDFRYEEVEVQEPKEGEVLVEMAYISVDPYMRNRMKPSTNSYIDGFQLDEPIVGLSVGQVKKSNANDFNEGDIVTGMMPWATLPTVDVKNIRKVPELDVPAYLFLGVLGMTGQTAYNGLLEIGKPKEGETVVVSAASGAVGAVVGQIAKIKGAKVVGIAGGEEKNRYLVEELGFDHAVDYKRDDYAEKLAEAVPDGVDVYFENVGGTVANEVFKHLNTFARIPVCGTISKYNDKEVSYEPAIQPILIKNQALMQGFLVFQFEKNFDNAGRQLAQWVQEGKIKTKTSVADGFDQVPHAFRNLFTGENFGKQVIKVSNILD; translated from the coding sequence ATGGTACAAAATCAACAAATCGTACTCGCAAAATATCCTGATGGTATGCCGAAAGATGATGATTTTCGTTATGAAGAGGTTGAGGTACAAGAGCCAAAAGAGGGTGAAGTGCTTGTAGAAATGGCATATATTTCTGTGGATCCTTATATGAGAAATCGTATGAAACCTTCCACAAATTCTTATATTGACGGATTCCAACTTGATGAACCGATTGTAGGTTTGAGTGTTGGACAGGTCAAAAAATCTAATGCCAATGATTTTAACGAAGGTGATATTGTAACAGGGATGATGCCTTGGGCGACGTTGCCGACAGTTGATGTGAAAAATATTCGAAAAGTACCTGAATTAGATGTACCAGCGTATTTATTTTTAGGTGTCTTAGGTATGACAGGCCAAACAGCATATAACGGTTTGCTTGAAATCGGTAAACCTAAAGAAGGTGAAACGGTTGTTGTGTCAGCAGCTTCTGGTGCTGTGGGGGCAGTTGTAGGACAAATTGCGAAAATTAAAGGTGCCAAAGTGGTCGGTATTGCTGGCGGTGAAGAAAAGAATCGTTATTTAGTTGAAGAGTTAGGATTTGATCATGCGGTTGATTATAAACGTGATGATTATGCTGAAAAATTAGCTGAAGCAGTTCCAGATGGTGTAGATGTTTATTTCGAAAATGTTGGAGGAACTGTAGCAAATGAGGTATTTAAACACTTAAATACGTTTGCACGTATTCCAGTATGTGGAACGATTTCCAAATATAATGATAAAGAAGTATCTTATGAACCAGCAATTCAACCGATTTTAATCAAAAATCAAGCTTTAATGCAAGGCTTCTTGGTTTTCCAATTCGAGAAAAACTTTGATAACGCCGGAAGACAACTTGCACAGTGGGTTCAAGAAGGTAAAATTAAAACAAAAACATCTGTAGCAGATGGATTTGATCAAGTTCCCCATGCATTCAGAAATTTATTCACAGGTGAAAACTTCGGTAAGCAAGTTATTAAAGTTTCAAATATTCTAGATTAA